The genomic window TTTGACAATCCCCACCTCTTTATCTGCTAACTCCTGTCTGCACTGCAATAGTACATTCTTCAAACATCCTTCTCCAGGTACTTTCATGACATGTGCTATGTTGCACTAATATAATGCTGCGTGACACCTGAAGCGTGGTCATCCAAAGATTGTGTCACCTATGTACCATTAGTTCATGACCAGTGAATAAACAAAGTTAATATCAAATTATGACTTACGGTAGTTCTCGACAATTTGTCATAGTTTGGAAACTGACTGCAGAATTTTTGAAATCTCAGCTTCAATACACATTCAAAGCAtttgtttttccatctgtgcatTCAACTCGCTAGCCACTGGCTGAGACAATGGATGTTCCAACCGTTCAAACAATGGGGGGAAACTCATGGTCAAAAGGAAAGTGATTTAGAGCTACAGCCGGCCTAAATAACTTATGATGGTGAGGTCTCAGATCTAGTACAAATGAGGTTGCTTGCTGAATGGACTGTTAGGATGTAGTTGTACCTTTGCCACCTGTTGCATTGTTAATTGCCAGCAGACTGAGAAAATAAGGTAGaatataaagatttaaaataaattaattaaatggcCATATGCATCTGAAACTGGGGAAAACATCTTCTAGAGTAGACCATGACTGAAACAACAGCAGCCTTCACAGCAGAATGAGTACAGCCACAGACatggcaggagggggagaaaatgggGTTGCAATTACCTGTAGTAGACAAAGGGCAGCTGGGTGATTTGTGGAATTCCTGTGTGGTGTATAATTTGCACTTGGGATCTAGAACTGAAAAAGCAAATAGAAACAGGAAGGATGATGATACAAGTCAATGGTGACAGGGAAAAGGCTTTGAGGCTGGTACCTCAAACCATCGTCATGTTTACAGTTGCATATCTTACACTCAGGCCATTTGCAGACATACTGGTATTATATAGTACACTCCTATCCCTTACCTGAAAAATAAAGTGGTACAGATGATACATGATTGAAGAGAGAACTGTAACAAAACCACTACAAGCAACGTAATGTGAGGTACATGCAGTTTCGATATTTCTATCAACAGCTGTACAAAAaaagtcatttattttattttagatttaaacTTCTATACTGCACACTCCCATAGAActggctcgcagcagtttacaaaaaaagaagagtcatataataatgaataaaacatatagtaaaaaacccttaaaaacaaATCACACTCGCAAAAAGATGGCAGCATCCAGCTGACTAAAAGTAAATCCCATCCTGCGCCTCGGAGCATTGAATTTGGTGTGGATGGTTACAAAACAGCTGGTAGTCAGAATAGTATGGTATAAGGTCCCAGCACAGTCTAAAACCATGCAAGAAGACGGggctaggagggagggggaggcccaggGGTCTTACTCAGCCTCAACtgaacgcctggcagaagagctctgaacAAAGGAGTTCTGCACCTGGTTCCAACACCACTCTGATTTATTTTATGTCAGATTACAGTTTAGGAAATGCATTTTCCCAAAAATGGTGTGTGAGGGAGAAGATACTCAGCAAAGAGTTATGGGGAAAGAGACTCAGcttgccctagggcaggggtagtcaaactgcggcccttcagatgtctatggactggaattcccatgagcccctgccagctttcttgCCCATTTATTGTGACAGCTGGCCAATCCAAGGTAATTTAAGAGTACATGTGGGGATTCTGCTAGAAGAGAGAAATGGAGGTAAGCAGCAAACTAACTGCGGTTTGTGAACAAACTCTGGCTGTTATGTATGCTTAGTAGACTAACTAGTGCTGTGCAACAAACTGCAGCTTAAAGCAACAACAAGCACAGCTAGATTTATGTCCATAATAACACAACCGAATCTTAAACCTAATCATCCATGAACACTTTGCACCTGGAAGGACTTCcatgttaaaaacaatgcaaacatTCGTGTATAAGGATTATGCACCCATGCCTTTGTCTCATTTATATGTATTCAAATATAGATGTTTGCATGAAATTTAGACATAAGTAGTATATTATTTCCTACATGTTAGGGAGTGCTTTTTATAGAAGTAACATGTGAAGCAACTTTCAGCCTCCTAGGTTCAAGTCCAAGTAATAAAATCTGCACATACAGAACTAAAGAAAAGTTTCATATTGGCAGTACAGTGCATGCTTTGATTCTGTTAGATTGACTTTTAATTGTAGGGTATTTCTATATTAACATGAGATTTAAAACCATAATCCCATTCCCAACCCCAGACACCTTTTAGTTCTGGAAAATAGTTTTAGCTGTTTTATGACACTTGGAGTTGacagtcttgtttttttttggggggggggggcagtacttGACAGGCAGCGATCACTGATGCCCCGTGTGGCCAAAACTGGGTGCAACACTGAAATTAAGGTAGTTCTAAAAGAAGTTTCAGCGGATCACTTGCTCCGTTTATTCTGTTGGAACCCGGAGTTACTTCGACCATAAAGCTTGTTTAATGCAAGGCGAATACAGTGCAGGAGATCTGGGCATGCTGGTTTCAAATTCAAATCATGACTAGCATTCCAGTCTTTAAAAGACTTATGTTTAAACTGAACCGTTACACTAAACTAGAAATGGAAATTAACCTGTACGAAAAGTTTCTTACGGTGCCCCAAACTCCAGCTCCCACATTGTCCCGTCCACGGAAAACGGACTCCCGCAGCCCTGCCTTTCAAGCGAGCGAAGCACGAGGCAAAGCGCTGCCGCACAGATGTCGCGGGGGGCTCCGGGCTGGTGTGTTAAGGGACGGCCTCAGGGGACAGGTGCCCATCAGGAGGATTCAAGCGGGCAGCAACACCCTCCTCGCCTTTGAAGGTTCCCTTCTGCCTCTGGCCAACCTCTGCCCGGCCCAGTCTGACCCCTCCCCCATCGGCTCACACTTTCGCACGCCACCCCCTTTTGGGTGGGATGCGGGCTGATCTCCCATCCTGGAAGCCAGTGAAGCACAGGCAAGCCTGCAGCCGTTTAACAAGGAGAATTCCCCCGAAATTAGCGTCTCGCATGGAGAAATAACTCCCGAGTCACATTTTGCCTTCCGACCGCTGTCATACGCAAATCGGCGCGCTCGCTGCAAACAACGACAaagtttctctctcctcccccccccccccggcactccAGTAAGCTTTTCGCCGGAGCCTCCTTAAGGGGAGGAGGGGCTCCGCGGGGGCTGCTGTCAATCTCTTTAAGCCTTTCCTTTCAAGCTTTGAATGTGAGCTGCCCACTAGCCCCCCTGCGccctcccctttctccagcaGATcgtaaagaaagagggaggggggggagcttcaACAACAGCCCGAACCAATAGCAAGAGGCGAGGCCGGGGAAAGGGGCCGAgcaaagggaggaaagaagcggagaaaaggagaaagagcgAGCCAGCCGGAGTGCTCAAGCCGAGGGGGCAGTGCAAAAGGAGGAGAAGCGttgctaattttttttgtttgtttgcttttccatGCATGCATAATGAGGACTGATCAGAGCACgctgcggcggcggctgctgcttgGAGGGCACTTTTGTATTTAAAGCCTCGCGCAAGAAAACAGCCGCCTCAGAAGGCTCCGCGGAGAAAGCTGCGTGCGGGACTCGTCGGCAAGAGAAGCTGCAGCGGGCGGAGAGAGAGCAAAGGAGCCCCCTCTGCCCTTTCTTATGCCGCGCGCCGGAGGGGGAAGGCGGCTTGCGGCGCGCGGGTCGGAGCCCAGCCggggctggggctgctgctgctaacCCGGGCGGGGGAGCCTAGCGCGGCCACTGAGGCATGTTCCGGGATGCCGCCGGCGAAGCGCGAAGAAAGGAGGTCGGCGTGAGAAGGACCGCGGCCGCGGCGGCAGCACTATGAGCGCAGCGGGGAGCCCGTCGCCCCCCAGCCCCCGGCTCCACTGACCGCCTCTCGGCCTCGCCAAGCCCGGGACTAGGGGGCGGAGGCTGTGGCGctgcagccagagagagagagagagaaaggcgcCGCTTTGGGGCTCTCCGGAAGGCTTCCCGGCCGACCAGGCGCCGCGCGGATGGATTGATGAGGGCGATCCTCATGCACACACTTGGCAGGACTTCGGCCAACTTTCCCACCGGCAGTCGCTGCGcccccctcgccgccgccgcctcctcgctGCCCTCCCGCGCCCGATTGTGCCGCTCGCGATGGTGGGAGCCCGGCGTGGCGGCGTTGGCGGGCGGCCTGGGCTGCCCCtgctgaggctgctgctctggctgctgctgctggccgccgcctgcccccctcccggGGCGGCCGGCCGGCGCCTCATCTGCTGGCAGGCGATGCTGCAGTGCCAGGAGGACGCGGACTGCGGCTACGCGTACAGCCAGTACGCCGAGGCGTGCGCGCCGGTGCTCATGGCCGCGGGGGACGGCTCTGCCGCCGCGTCCTCGTCCAATCGGCGGCGGTGCCCCAGCCACTGCATCTCGGCGCTCATCCAGCTCAACCACACCCGGCGGGGCCCGGCGCTGGAGGACTGCGACTGCAACCAGGACGAGAACTGCCGGGCCACCAAGCGCGCCATCGAGCCGTGCCTGCCGCGCACCGGCGGCGCGGGGGGCGGTGCCGGCGGCGTGATCGGCTGCACGGAGGCGCGGCGGCGCTGCGACTGGGACACTCGCTGCAGCACCGCGCTAGGCCGCTACATGGCCTACTGCGGCAAGGTCTTCAACGGCATGCGCTGCACCGAGCAGTGCCGCGCCGTCATCGAGGACATGATGGCCGTGCCCAAGGCGCTGCTGCTCAACGACTGCGTGTGCGACGGCCTCGAGCGGCCCATCTGCGAGTCGGTCAAGGAGAACATGGCCCGCCTCTGCTTCGGAGCCGACGTCGGCGCCAACGGCGCGGGCAGCAGCGGCGCCTCGGACGGGGCTCAAGAAGACTACGACGACGAGGACTACGAGGAGGAGATGCAGGCCAGGAATCGGGACGACTTGGACGAGGTGGTGGCTGTGGCGGGCGCGGGCGCGGGGAACGGCGCCTGCTGCCGgggccgccgcctccccccctgGACTCTCTTGGCGGCCGCCTCCATTTTGCTGCTCCTCTCGTAGCCATTCCCTCTCCTGCGGAACCCGGGCTGGCCACATGGGCCTCGCTGCGCCCGGAGGGCTGCCTCGTTCCCTCCTCCTTGTTTGAGGGCAAGGCGAAGGGAGGCCATGTACCGCGGCCTTCGCCACTACTGGAGAGACGCGGGATCCCTAGCGCCCGACTCGCGTGCGTCGCTCTCCTAGCGCTGATGCTCCTTTGAAAGCAGTGTGCCTTAATTCCAGAACGGAGCTGCGCCCTCCCAAAAGCAAACCCCCTGACGACTTCAGTTGAACTTTGCCCCTTCCGTGAAACCTCACTGGGACATTCTTTCGTGGATTTCACTTTTTTCTGTATAAATATTTATCTCTGTTCTCTGTGTATGGGCATTTCTCCCTCCCCTGAAGAAATCATATTTGAAAGGGGTGGTACtgtattgtttttttatatatatatatctaaaacAAGCCACTGTTTTAAATGAAATTCCTGGACTGTGGAATGTGTTCCTGGGGACCTCAATTCCAAACATATTTACTTGGAAGTGAGACCTATTGGTAAACACTTAGGCTTGCAATCCTTGGTTGTTTATACACATGCACCACACATTTTCTGTACATGGAAGACAACAGTCATACTCCAGTCACATGTGTGCATACAGTGTTTGAATGTGTGTACCAGTTGCAGCTTCCCAATATGTTCATGTATGACAGCATGTATGGGTTTTGTCTGCTTGTGGAGGGGAAATGGGGGTAAAAGCATCTTTCAGTGAGCACTATGCAATTTGTTGCCCTTTGGCCTTTTAGCAGTAAGGAAATGAGTGtagaaattaaaatggttggcaaagctgctgctgctgctgcaggtttAGTGCCAAGCTGCCAAGTGAACATGCAAATGATAAATGTGCTAATGGCTGTTTATGAAAGCTGTTGACAGTGAagaaagagctgggctttttgaAGAGTGCCTCCAAAACTAATGCCTTACTTGTTAGAACTAGTCACCAACTGGAAATTAGCACACCATGCCTGCATTTACCGTAGTCATAATAATGACAGAAAATAAACTAAATTTGGATTATTTTTttacagggaggggggagggaataaatAAACTTAAGTAAATTTGCAGGTTGTATGACATCTTTTCACAGATGTTAGATGTTTCCTCAAAGGCAGACCTTTTCAAGTAGAATAAAGCATGAAAAGCACACAGAGTTTATCACTTGTGATGATGATGCAGCTGCCAATATTAATAGGGGTTTTGTACTAGGAAAGAAGCCACAGTAAGTTGTGACTTCCCAGCCTGTGTACAGAGAGTGAAGGAGGCATGTGTACGATTGTCCCAGGTGATGATGCACATACCATTTTCATGCTTATTCTACAGAAATGTGCTAAAGCAGTCCTTGCACATTCACAGGTGCACAGCAAAAgctcactggcacatctcttccacCTCAGCccaagggggaaaaggaaaatgCTGATCTTTTGGCTGTACTGAACAAAGCAACCTTTGTCTTAAATGAGCTCTGCACTGCCATCCTCAAAAGACACTTTTTAAATTTGACTTGTATGTAAAAATATTCTGTAAAGTTATATTGCCTCTGATCCTATCAGGGGGCTGACCTCTGGTAAATCTTATATTTAAAACTGGGATTTGTTACCAGTTGTTCTAGGTTGTATATAGAATTTTATAGATTGTATACTTTGggaataatttatttttgaagAAATTAAAGATTTAACTGCACCCAAATTGCAATTTAAGTGCATCtacttttttgttttgaaaagaaaCAGATCTCATTTGATATGTAAAGAGATACAAGCAACATTAATTCCCATGAAAAGATCATATGTACAGTATATTTTATAGATTTGAAGTTAACTTCCTTATTGTTTTGAGAGTTTATGAACATTGTAGGATTGTATAAATGCCTTGCTGAACTGCCTTAAACATTGTATTTTTATAGAATGCGTGAAAAGGTCCTATGTTTTGAGTATCTATTGCTTGTGTATTTTTATGTGTACATTAGTAAAGAGagatttttaaagaattaatATGGTGTAGTTGTTTTGCAGATGTTACATGGCTCTTGGAAGTTTCCCAAAGCTGGGGGGAATGGCAAGAGAATTGAAGTAGTTATTTAGGGCTGTCTGAACTCTTACTGTAAAGTAACCCCATGGATTTCAGCGGAACTGAAATCACCAGTGATTGTATTTTAAGTAGATACTGGCAGTTCCTCTCCTTTGAATAATTACCTAAAAGAAATAAATGTAGCTTTGGCAACAGATCTGTTTGCTGAAAGAGGTTAGGCGTTTAGCCTTCAactgtgttggcatggcaacatgTCAGTGTTAAAGCTTGAGAGAACAATTCCAGGTTTCTTTTCCAGTGATGCTATTTGGCTTTATATAGAATTATGATTCTAAGTTGCAGTATATTCTTTGGACCTAAGAATTAGCATTGACAGCAGATTCATAGAAAATCCAGTGCTTGTGCACAAGACTTGTTCCTATAGTTGCAGAAGTGATAATCTGTGGGCAGGCACATAGGTGCCTGCAGAAATTTAAACCAGTTCATCTTTCTTCTACACTGAAGAGGGTAGACATAAGCATGGGTGATCAACAGTGACAAGGCCTTGTCTGATGTTGTCCTTAGCAGTTGTTTTGCAGCCCGCTGCAGGCTGGTTTTCTGCCAGAGCTACTGATCTACACTCAAACGCCCTTAGATAAATAATTACGCTCTTAAGCTGTCTCGAGTGCTGATACACTTGACCTTGTAAATAGAAATGTTTGCAGTAAGAATAAACTCCGGCATTTGAAAATCTTTTAAACATTAACACAAAAGAGAGAGTGGAGTCCTCCAGGGGATTGCGTTTGAACTGTGCCAAGCTAGGCACTTGCtaaaaaaaggtttatttatCTAGTATTCACCctgtttatttaaaactttttctttTCAACGCTGTGATTGGAAGGCAAGTCAGAAGATTAAAAGCCACAACAAATAAACCTTGACTGAGGAGTGGGAGGGTCACCAAAGACTGTCATGTTTTCATAGTTAACATTCAACATTTTTTAAGCTAAGGTAAAATCAGGCCTACTACTTGTTTAGAAGCAATTAACAACATTGTAATTTTACAGCATCTGCCCTTTTCACCCTATGTATATTTTCCTCACTTTTAAAATTTAGATAAGTTTTTCCATCCTTTCACCAAAGCTTACATGTatagacaatttttaaaagacagcgCAAAGGAGTTGTGATATCAAGCAAGATTACGTGTGTGGCTATGATCTAAATTTGTTTCTAGGATCACCTGAATGGTTGAGTAAACCTATTGTTAAAACTGAAATCATTGTGTGAAGAGAAGAacaaagaggaaaggggaaggcttGTAAATGGAATCGGCTTCTTTAACTAAATGCTATTTAAGGATGATCTTCAATGTATGCCCTCTCAGATTTTCACTGATTAAAGTACATATATTATTTGTCAGTTTCCTGTTAACACAGGTCTCctggatgaaaaaaaaatcctggtaaAATGAATTTTGAACCAATGCTGAGTCATGATTTTCACTAATATATACTAGAAAAGGTTGTCATTTAACTCCTCCAATAAACTCAAGGCTTTATTTGAGAAGTTTCCATCAAAAGtagctgcctgaaatgttgagcTCCGATATCTTTGAAGGAATTTGTTACTACATTTTTAGGTGTCCTACCAGTTGTACACTCTTGCAATGTAAAGAATGATTCTTCGATCACACCTCTGACTTATTGATCTCCTTTTTAATAGGCAATAGTAAAAGAGGAGGACTCTGAACTAATCAGGGAAGAAACCAAACAACATAATAGCACATGTCCCCCATCCATAAAACTTGTTCACCTACAAATATTTATACCACATTTCTCTCCAATGAGAATCCAAAACAACTTTCAGAATTATTGTCCCCCTATCAACACTTTATcctcaacaacagccctgtgaagtaggttaggctgagagagcctggctCAAGGGCAACCGTTGATCTTTCATGGCAGACggtggacttaaactttgttcttgcCTAACTTGGTTCTAGTATAACACTATTtgttacaccatactggctctcatctGCCCCAACACAATTCTTTTTAATGGAAAGCAGGTATTTTTTAGAATAACATCTTACTGGTGTACAAATCGTCCACCAAAAAAGAGTCTATCTTGTACTTCTCAAGCCTAAATTGGGTGACAttcaatgccatcctaagcagagttttaGTGAAATCAATtgacttagaagggcataatACTCCTGAGGGTGGCATTGACTGTCCATGGCATCTTGGAACACTTCTTACTGACTTCACATGAGTCCTGTTCTTTTCACTCAATAACAACTCATGTCAGCAAACTGGGCAGCAGGTGAGGCCTGCCCAGTGTGTCATTTGTATCACGAGAAGCAAAAGTAACCCTCACTTGACTGATTTTGTACAGGATTTTTGAAAGTTCTTCCAGGCTGGGCCCTCCCCTGACAAAATAAGTGGGGAGAGAGAGCTCCtctattctccctccctccctctgtccctccctcttaatccttccctcctcccaattTCATGTAAAATAATCCACAGGGTCCCCTTGTGCCCCCTTTCTTCCCAGTTATCAGGTTTGAATTCTCAGTGACAGTTTATTTGTCTTTGGAGGCACTTCAGTGACAAATGTTTAAGGGAGTGTGAGACAATGGTGGAGAACAAGAAGGCAGTTCATTGAACTGACAGTGACCATACAGTAAATAGAAGGAGATTCAAGCTTCACTGATCACCCAAGAGCGCTGCAAGGCCTTTGTACACACTCACAATGGACATAACATAAGGTCtctgtttattttaaacaatatataccACTATACATAGGCAGACATACATCACctgaaaaataaaagctgtggaaaCAAATCAAGTAGGGTGTTCTAGGTGAGGTAAATCTACCAGTGTTTGCCAGTTTCTTTCCAATTCTGAGAtgatcttgggggagggggtgtgtgggggggagaggtttaCAAAATCTCATATAATCTGGCACCCAAAATACTCATTTTCCCCTAAACTATATCTATTTTAAAGTAGAAGGTTGATATATGGAGGCAACTACAAGAAAGCAAGATGAATGTTACCTGTTTACAATCCCATCTAGTGCATTTTAGGAGAAATTTGGATTATCAGGCTTTTTGTGTCCCCTGTATGCAAAATcatcataacaataaaattgCCAGTTCACATGCAAGCACAACCAAAGCCCAGAGCTCTCAGTTTTCATCTAGAAAAATTAGTGACCCTTAACAAATTATGATTTGTTCACAATAGCACAAATTATTTATGCCAGTACCATGACATATATCCCTAATGTTGTAAAAATTGCTCTTTGCCAGTGCAGGTTCTGTGAAATGTTAATTACAGCAACACTTCTGAGAAATCTTGAAGGGATTTGTTGCAAAGGGATAATAGGGGCATATTTCTGTCCTTTTAGACAGAAATAAATGAGCATGGCATATAGCATATTCCCTTGTATCATACAATATGGCATTAGACATGTGGTTTCAGTATGCTTTGGCACCAAGCAAGGGCCAAGGAAAATTGTGAGGAAGTAAATTGCAAGGGATCTGCATGTACAAATGCCACAGAAGTGAAATAGTTAACACAGAGGTTAACATGGGAGAAGAAGCAGTTCAAAGAACAGTATGTGTGAATGCAAGCTTACTGTATTTTACTTGAGGTATTGACTGTGGTagacagttcaaaagcctcacacTGACTATCTGAATTACACTAGTAATGCAATATTAGCATAAATACTTTCTAAGGCACCCATTTAATCAATTTCTCCAATAATGGAATGATCTACTACAGAATAGTGGACTGTATACACTATATTTTGGCACAAAGATGGTCATTCTCCCACTAGTAACCAGGGACTCTAAATAAATGATTTCAACAATGTTTTATTAAAGGAGGACAAGAGCCCTCAAGCTGCATTAATCGGGGAGAAGTCGAGTGGCACTTTTGTCATGGAAATGTTAAGCACATAATAGTTCAGGCAAACAATGTGGAGCCACTTCATTCTTTCAGCCATGCTGACACCTCTTAAAGAGGAACTGCAGGGAAGGATGTGGGAAAGATTTGGTTTCTGGAGACCTTGTTTCAGCTCATATTTGGAGGTGTACCTCTACAATGCTTTACTAAAGAGTATAACTGAGGGGTCTGAGCAGAGTTTGATTCATTTCCTGCTGTTGCAAAGTATATTTGTGGAGCAAATATTTTGTTAAAGCTCTTCCTGTGATGGCATTATATGCAAAAGGGATGCTGAGCTACAAAGCCAGTAGCGATAATTTACAGATGTTCTGGTATGAGTGACCAGGAACCACTGAAAGGTCAAGTATATGCTTCTCTGGCAAGGATACACATATCATGTATATGGATTTGAAGTCTTCTGAGATCAGAGCTTCGCATTAGGGGTGTTGATATCCATGACTAAAAGTGAACTCTTAAATATTTACCAACAGACATTTCAAAAATAAGGGCTCTGTTAATATAGCCATAGCTAATATGCTGTGAATATATTTAAGAGTGACAGCAGAAGCCCAGATACAGGTGCAAAATTAAATAGGATTTTGTTCTTGATAATGCTAAGATAATGAAACTGAAATTCTACGTACCTTTACTTGGAATTAAGGGCTTACTTCTGGAATATGTGCCTAAGTTTGGGCTCTGCTGGTACAAGGAAAGTTGCATATAGGACAGCATCATAGTAATGGAGGACACGTGCTACCATGTTTTCACAAACTTTGCATGAGGAGTAAATATTTGAAAACACATGGAGTGGGATATCATTAATCAAGAAAACAGATAGCCATATTTTGCACTGCACAAATTTGTAGTACAGAAGGGATTATTTTGCAATAAAAAATAAGAAGGCAGCAAACTTTTACTAGGAGTAGCTGTTGAGCGTGATGAAGATGAAGCCACACAAGAAGTACATAACCAACACATAACATTGTGGCAATCTCAAAATTGTATCAGGGAGAAACCTTGAAGTGAACCGGCCACTGGCAATGTATGAACTGAGAAATGAGAATACTGAAAGGCTAAATTCCAGAAGTCACTCATATGGTGAGCTGGGAAGGCCAATATGCTATACagtcacacacaaacacccaaacTCACATAACCTTGAATATACCAGGGATAAATTCAAGTGCTAGGCTGACCAAAATCATGCAATGGGGATGATGAAGTGACACAGGCCCTACTAGAAGTCTGTGTCGGCTTCCCTTTCATTGTGTCTTTGCTGGGTTCTTGGGCTCTACACACGCAGCTGCAGAAGCATCACGAGGTCTTGCAGATCAGGTATATTCCTCCTCATATGATCAGTCCACATTTTGGCATAGCACATGGCCATCTGATATTTCAGGCAGGGGACAGCTTTAGCCAGACTTCCTTATGAACCATGTAGAGAATCCATAGGTCCTGACATAGGCAATGTTTACAAATACATTTGGGGCGTTTATACTTCAACCGTGGCAGGGTCACCATCAGCATTCCTTGATTAATGTTCAGCCAGATCACAGTGCATACCATC from Paroedura picta isolate Pp20150507F chromosome 7, Ppicta_v3.0, whole genome shotgun sequence includes these protein-coding regions:
- the GAS1 gene encoding growth arrest-specific protein 1, translating into MVGARRGGVGGRPGLPLLRLLLWLLLLAAACPPPGAAGRRLICWQAMLQCQEDADCGYAYSQYAEACAPVLMAAGDGSAAASSSNRRRCPSHCISALIQLNHTRRGPALEDCDCNQDENCRATKRAIEPCLPRTGGAGGGAGGVIGCTEARRRCDWDTRCSTALGRYMAYCGKVFNGMRCTEQCRAVIEDMMAVPKALLLNDCVCDGLERPICESVKENMARLCFGADVGANGAGSSGASDGAQEDYDDEDYEEEMQARNRDDLDEVVAVAGAGAGNGACCRGRRLPPWTLLAAASILLLLS